The following proteins come from a genomic window of Bacteroidetes bacterium SB0662_bin_6:
- a CDS encoding ATP phosphoribosyltransferase → MAADSGTSAGKPTQSSPLLRLGLPKGSLQSATLELLHRAGYNFSTRERSYFPSTDDEELRAMLVRAQEMARYVMDGVFDAGITGKDWVLETQSDVHPVSDLIYSKTSMRPVRWVLAVPEDSDIRSVKDLEGKRIATEVVHIARTWLRENDVNADVEFSWGATEAKCPDLVDAIVEVTETGSSLRANKLRIVDVLMHSNTQLIANREAWEDPWKRQKIENIALLMQGAIRAEGRVGLKLNVQRDRVKQVIGILPALRMPTVSPLANGDDWVAIETVIEEQHVRRLIPELKRLGAEGIIEYALNKIIP, encoded by the coding sequence ATGGCAGCCGATTCCGGAACCAGTGCCGGAAAACCGACACAGAGTTCTCCCTTATTGCGGCTCGGGCTGCCCAAAGGCAGCCTGCAAAGCGCTACCCTGGAGCTCTTGCATCGGGCCGGATATAATTTTTCGACGCGCGAGCGATCGTACTTCCCGTCCACAGACGACGAGGAACTGCGGGCCATGCTGGTTCGCGCCCAGGAGATGGCGCGATATGTCATGGACGGAGTATTCGACGCAGGTATTACGGGCAAGGACTGGGTGCTCGAAACGCAGTCGGATGTGCACCCGGTAAGTGATCTGATCTACTCGAAAACAAGCATGCGCCCCGTACGATGGGTGCTTGCCGTTCCGGAAGATTCCGATATCCGCTCCGTAAAAGACCTCGAAGGAAAGCGCATTGCAACCGAAGTCGTTCACATTGCACGCACATGGCTTCGCGAAAATGATGTGAATGCCGATGTCGAGTTTTCATGGGGAGCCACCGAGGCAAAATGTCCCGATCTCGTGGACGCTATCGTCGAGGTTACCGAGACGGGCTCGTCGCTGCGCGCCAACAAACTTCGCATCGTGGATGTACTGATGCACTCGAATACGCAGCTTATCGCCAACCGGGAAGCATGGGAAGACCCGTGGAAGCGGCAAAAGATCGAAAATATTGCCCTGCTGATGCAAGGTGCGATCCGGGCTGAGGGGCGTGTTGGACTCAAACTCAATGTACAGCGTGATCGCGTGAAGCAGGTCATCGGGATACTCCCCGCCTTGCGCATGCCGACCGTTTCGCCGCTGGCGAACGGAGACGACTGGGTAGCCATCGAAACGGTCATTGAAGAACAGCATGTACGGCGCCTCATTCCCGAACTCAAGCGACTCGGCGCCGAAGGTATCATCGAGTATGCGCTGAACAAAATCATTCCGTAG
- a CDS encoding DUF4296 domain-containing protein, with the protein MTHPVSTPFYSLPGVVFLPRRLAASILCLAVSALTACSGNAPPPVPGTTMVAVLAEMHLLQAREELTEINTREVQDSLLAAHGLDSTAWANAIAWYTSHPETFVGIYGRVVDTLQVQQMPEIEAD; encoded by the coding sequence ATGACGCATCCGGTCTCCACTCCATTTTACAGCCTGCCCGGGGTGGTCTTTCTCCCCCGGCGCCTTGCGGCAAGCATCTTGTGCCTTGCGGTATCCGCACTTACTGCATGCAGCGGCAATGCACCGCCCCCCGTCCCCGGTACCACCATGGTGGCCGTGCTGGCCGAAATGCATCTGTTGCAAGCCCGGGAAGAACTAACGGAGATCAACACCAGGGAGGTTCAAGATTCCCTCCTCGCTGCCCATGGCCTCGACAGCACAGCCTGGGCGAACGCCATTGCCTGGTACACGTCGCATCCGGAAACCTTTGTCGGGATATACGGGCGGGTCGTCGATACGCTTCAGGTGCAACAAATGCCTGAGATCGAGGCGGATTAG